A window of the Pogona vitticeps strain Pit_001003342236 chromosome 4, PviZW2.1, whole genome shotgun sequence genome harbors these coding sequences:
- the LMO4 gene encoding LIM domain transcription factor LMO4 — MVNPGSSSQPPPVTSGSLSWKRCAGCGGKIADRFLLYAMDSYWHSRCLKCSCCQAQLGEIGTSCYTKSGMILCRNDYIRLFGNSGACSACGQSIPASELVMRAQGNVYHLKCFTCSTCRNRLVPGDRFHYINGSLFCEHDRPTALINGHLNSLQSNPLLPDQKVC, encoded by the exons ATGGTGAACCCCGGCAGCAGCTCCCAGCCGCCCCCAGTCACCAGTGGCTCCCTCTCATGGAAGAGATGTGCAGGTTGTGGGGGCAAGATTGCTGACCGCTTCTTGCTGTATGCCATGGATAGCTATTGGCACAGCCGATGCCTGAAGTGTTCCTGTTGCCAGGCCCAGCTGGGAGAAATTGGTACATCCTGCTATACGAAGAGTGGCATGATCTTGTGCAGAAACGACTACATCAG GTTATTTGGAAACAGTGGCGCTTGCAGTGCCTGTGGGCAGTCAATTCCTGCTAGTGAGCTGGTTATGAGAGCACAAGGGAATGTCTATCATCTTAAG TGTTTTACATGCTCTACCTGCCGGAACCGCCTGGTCCCCGGAGACAGGTTTCACTACATCAATGGCAGTTTATTCTGTGAACATGATAGACCTACAGCTCTCATCAACGGCCATTTGAATTCACTTCAGAGCAATCCACTACTGCCAGACCAGAAG GTCTGCTAA